From a region of the Osmia lignaria lignaria isolate PbOS001 chromosome 1, iyOsmLign1, whole genome shotgun sequence genome:
- the LOC117611284 gene encoding uncharacterized protein LOC117611284 has translation MPSTEYVDILREQEELGRWIQRFWTNLCKLGREKITRAVLEQRTGLLERYWDAFLNGHRQLLRFKEAEDSAYVDQDRFSTIEEAYLQVAAQMAQYQEDLANAGPSCGVQAPPDPPAKPQLPKIQLPTFSGDPLQWESFRDLFRSLVHSVPNLPDVQKLLYLKTALTGEAAEVIQNTPITDAGYQGAWEDLEQRYGNLRLLSFSHHRALLSCPPAQQQSAAELKRLLDTFRQSIRAYTALNKPVPQWDEWFVYFLSQKLDKTTHLAWETSLADSRDIPSFRQLSLFLENRIQALDAAQAADPVLHPATTKGALAKTKKEASVKRSNVAVLAASAKSPAPRKCPSCAGNHNFAYCSKLKALPPRRRKERAQQLQACFNCLTVGHDSNKCPSSQVCLACGNKHHTLLHDAMASPAKSAPTAKGDAPTSPPPAVFSDIEEKNVAASFACSATTRPAALLATAKVRVEAPSGEHLEVRALLDTGSDTSLVSGWVAQALRLPRRAVSVAISGVQENESGLAKSEVSFSLRSRLDPSFHLSVRALVLRKLTALLPARAVQPQSWPHLQGVVLADPEYGVPSRVDLILGADICGVLLQDESRVGPMGTPTARRTPLGWVLMGPVSDAKGPSSKAVVHSLHCQTDDSTNRLLRRFWELEELHEQPPLSPEDRECERHFRETHYRDETGRYSVHLPFKLDPSLALKPSRSTALKLLLSCERKLASNEAWRDKYSQFMDEYAALSHMEAVPESAVQDPAYYLPHHAVAKRYDPTDSSRPGGRRLDQDTLALQTRSTCTRLQAQDRHLWHSLRALPCAAGVGPTSGRRRGAFSAGSGRNSSAFVCG, from the exons ATGCCTTCGACTGAATACGTGGATATTTTACGGGAACAGGAGGAACTCGGACGTTGGATCCAACGGTTTTGGACTAACCTTTGTAAATTGGGTAGGGAAAAAATTACGCGGGCAGTTTTGGAACAGCGTACAGGTCTCCTTGAGCGATATTGGGATGCGTTTTTAAATGGTCACCGTCAACTGTTGCGATTCAAAGAAGCCGAGGACAGTGCTTACGTAGACCAAGACCGCTTTTCTACCATCGAAGAAGCTTATCTTCAGGTCGCGGCTCAGATGGCGCAGTACCAAGAGGACCTCGCGAATGCGGGTCCCTCGTGTGGAGTACAAGCGCCTCCAGACCCGCCGGCAAAGCCGCAATTGCCAAAGATACAATTACCTACCTTCTCGGGAGACCCCCTGCAGTGGGagagtttccgagatcttttcCGGAGCCTCGTTCACAGCGTTCCCAATCTTCCAGATGTACAGAAATTGCTGTACCTGAAGACGGCCTTGACCGGGGAAGCGGCGGAGGTCATCCAAAATACGCCAATCACCGATGCTGGATACCAAGGAGCCTGGGAGGATCTGGAGCAGCGGTACGGGAATTTGCGTCTTCTGTCTTTCTCGCACCACCGGGCTCTTCTCTCCTGCCCTCCCGCGCAACAGCAGTCTGCCGCGGAATTGAAAAGGCTGTTAGATACATTCAGACAATCGATCAGGGCGTACACGGCGCTAAACAAACCGGTACCTCAATGGGATGAGTGGTTTGTTTATTTCTTAAGCCAAAAATTGGACAAAACCACCCACCTGGCCTGGGAAACCTCTCTTGCTGATAGTCGTGACATCCCGTCGTTCCGACAGCTTtctcttttcctagaaaatcGCATCCAAGCGCTGGATGCTGCTCAGGCGGCCGACCCCGTGTTGCATCCCGCAACAACCAAAGGTGCCCTGGCTAAAACAAAAAAGGAGGCGTCTGTAAAACGGTCTAATGTCGCAGTCTTAGCTGCATCGGCTAAGAGTCCCGCCCCCCGTAAGTGCCCCTCGTGTGCAGGAAATCATAACTTTGCTTATTGTTCTAAGCTAAAGGCGCTCCCACCACGGCGCCGGAAGGAGCGAGCGCAACAACtacaggcgtgttttaactgcttGACTGTTGGCCACGACTCGAACAAGTGCCCATCCAGCCAAGTCTGCTTAGCGTGCGGCAACAAGCACCACACGCTCCTCCATGATGCGATGGCGAGTCCCGCTAAGAGTGCACCCACGGCCAAAGGAGACGCTCCAACATCTCCACCGCCAGCGGTTTTTTCCGACATCGAAGAAAAAAACGTAGCTGCCTCCTTCGCCTGTTCAGCTACCACTCGACCCGCCGCGCTCTTAGCAACGGCCAAGGTGAGGGTGGAGGCACCATCAGGGGAACACCTAGAGGTCAGAGCCCTGCTAGACACCGGTTCGGACACGTCGCTGGTATCGGGTTGGGTAGCTCAAGCGCTCCGTTTGCCACGGCGGGCGGTTAGCGTCGCCATCTCAGGAGTACAGGAGAATGAGAGTGGACTGGCGAAAAGCgaagtttccttttctttgcgCTCTCGTCTGGACCCCAGCTTTCACTTGTCGGTTCGTGCGTTGGTGCTGCGGAAACTGACGGCGTTGCTCCCAGCTCGAGCAGTGCAACCACAGTCTTGGCCGCACCTTCAAGGAGTGGTTCTCGCCGATCCTGAATATGGAGTACCCTCTCGTGTTGACTTGATCCTAGGAGCTGATATTTGTGGAGTTTTGTTACAGGACGAGTCGAGGGTTGGACCGATGGGTACCCCAACGGCGCGGCGTACGCCTCTTGGGTGGGTACTGATGGGCCCTGTCTCTGATGCCAAAGGACCTAGCAGCAAGGCAGTCGTCCACAGCCTTCATTGCCAAACGGACGACTCAACGAATAGGCTGCTTCGGCGCTTTTGGGAGCTCGAGGAGCTACACGAACAGCCCCCGTTATCACCCGAGGACCGAGAATGTGAGCGGCACTTTCGAGAGACGCACTATCGGGACGAAACAGGCCGCTACTCGGTGCACCTACCTTTCAAATTGGATCCAAGCCTCGCCCTGAAGCCCAGCAGATCGACGGCGCTAAAGCTGCTGCTCAGCTGTGAGCGCAAGTTGGCGTCCAACGAAGCCTGGCGAGACAAGTACTCGCAGTTCATGGACGAGTACGCGGCCTTGAGTCACATGGAGGCGGTACCGGAATCTGCGGTTCAGGATCCAGCCTACTATCTACCGCACCATGCTGTGGCGAAGCGATACGACCCTACTG ATTCGAGTAGACCCGGCGGACGCAGACTGGACCAGGATACTTTGGCGCTCCAGACCCGATCAACCTGTACAAGACTTCAGGCTCAAGACCGTCACCTATGGCACAGCCTGCGCGCCCTTCCTTGCGCTGCGGGTGTTGGTCCAACTAGCGGCAGACGAAGAGGAGCGTTTTCCGCTGGGAGCGGTCGCAATTCGTCGGCATTCGTATGTGGATGA